The following are encoded together in the Flavobacterium haoranii genome:
- the argH gene encoding argininosuccinate lyase — MGNKIWQKKSTENLDHAAIIEKFTVGNDTDFDMLLAEFDVLGSLAHTKMLNSIGLISDEEWIILEKELNTILGEIELGKFQIEEGIEDIHSQIEFMLTQRIGEIGKKIHSGRSRNDQVLTDLKLFLKHELGEVAQLTTNLFEQLIALSDQYKKVLLPGYTHLQIAMPSSFGLWFSAYAEALTDDMEFLVAAYNVTNKNSLGSGAGYGSSFPLNREMTTELLNFADLNYNVVYAQMTRGKSEKAVAVALSSIAATLSKFSYDVCLYMNQNFGFLSFPDSLTTGSSIMPHKKNPDAFELIRAKCNRIQAIPNELALLTNNLPSGYHRDSQLTKECLFPGIEALKDCLSICQFMLNHIIIKDNILDDEKYKYLFSVENVNQEVLNGMSFREAYKKIGLEIENNTYKPETNLHHTHEGSIGNLCLDEIKNAFYKVRNKVV, encoded by the coding sequence ATGGGAAATAAAATTTGGCAAAAAAAATCAACTGAAAACTTAGATCATGCTGCCATTATCGAAAAATTCACTGTAGGTAATGATACTGATTTCGATATGTTATTGGCTGAATTTGACGTTTTAGGTTCATTGGCACATACCAAAATGCTCAACAGCATCGGGTTGATTTCGGATGAAGAATGGATTATTCTAGAAAAAGAACTCAACACCATTCTAGGCGAAATTGAATTGGGTAAATTCCAAATAGAAGAAGGAATTGAAGATATTCATTCGCAAATAGAATTTATGCTGACGCAACGCATTGGCGAAATCGGAAAGAAAATCCACAGCGGACGTTCGAGAAACGATCAGGTTTTAACCGATTTAAAATTGTTTTTAAAGCACGAATTAGGCGAAGTTGCCCAACTTACCACCAATTTATTCGAACAATTAATTGCGTTGAGTGACCAATATAAAAAAGTGCTTTTGCCTGGTTATACGCATTTGCAAATTGCTATGCCGTCGTCATTTGGTTTATGGTTTAGTGCTTACGCCGAAGCTTTAACTGACGATATGGAATTTTTAGTAGCTGCATATAATGTGACCAATAAGAATTCGTTGGGTTCTGGTGCGGGTTATGGTTCTTCTTTTCCTTTGAATCGAGAAATGACAACTGAATTACTCAACTTTGCTGATTTGAATTACAATGTGGTTTATGCGCAAATGACACGTGGAAAATCAGAAAAAGCAGTTGCAGTGGCACTATCAAGTATCGCTGCAACACTGAGTAAATTTTCGTATGACGTTTGTTTGTATATGAATCAAAATTTTGGTTTTTTATCCTTTCCTGATTCGTTAACCACCGGAAGCAGCATAATGCCACATAAAAAAAATCCGGATGCATTTGAATTGATTCGCGCAAAATGCAACCGAATTCAAGCCATTCCGAACGAATTAGCGCTTTTGACCAATAATTTACCTTCAGGGTATCACAGAGACTCGCAATTGACCAAAGAATGTTTATTTCCGGGTATTGAAGCCTTAAAAGACTGTTTATCAATTTGTCAATTCATGCTGAACCATATCATCATTAAAGACAATATTTTGGATGACGAAAAATACAAATACTTATTCAGCGTGGAAAACGTAAACCAAGAAGTTTTAAACGGCATGTCGTTTAGAGAAGCCTATAAAAAAATTGGTTTGGAAATTGAAAATAATACTTACAAACCTGAAACCAATTTACATCACACACACGAAGGTAGCATAGGAAATTTGTGTCTTGATGAAATCAAAAACGCATTTTATAAAGTTAGAAATAAGGTTGTATAA
- a CDS encoding N-acetylornithine carbamoyltransferase → MKQFISVKDVTNLNELVNEALALKENPFAFETLGKGKTIGLVFLNSSLRTRMSSQKAAQNLGMEVMVLNAGQDAWNWEFEEGAIMNGTTVEHIKDAARVLSEYCDIIGIRCFAGLKNKEEDIQEKTLSLFMKYATVPVVSLESATLHPLQSLADCITIAEHPLAKPKPKVVLTWAPHIKSIPHAVANSFSEWMQASDVDFVITHPKGYELDEKYTQNAVVTTNQEEALKDADFVYVKNWSSFTDYGQVLPTEEEWMLTPEKLTVTNSAKIMHCLPVRRNVEVSDAVLDSENSLIYEQAKNRIYSAQVVFKKILEQL, encoded by the coding sequence ATGAAACAATTTATTTCAGTTAAGGATGTAACCAATTTAAACGAATTGGTAAATGAAGCCTTAGCTTTAAAAGAAAATCCATTCGCATTTGAAACTTTAGGCAAAGGAAAAACTATAGGTTTGGTCTTTTTAAACTCAAGTTTGCGTACGAGGATGAGTTCGCAAAAAGCAGCTCAAAACTTGGGAATGGAGGTTATGGTTTTAAATGCCGGACAAGATGCTTGGAATTGGGAATTTGAAGAAGGAGCTATCATGAACGGCACAACGGTTGAACACATTAAAGATGCGGCTCGTGTTTTAAGCGAATATTGCGATATCATTGGCATTCGTTGTTTTGCCGGATTGAAAAATAAAGAAGAAGACATTCAGGAAAAAACCTTGAGTTTGTTTATGAAATACGCTACTGTTCCGGTGGTTTCGTTAGAATCGGCGACTTTGCATCCGTTGCAAAGTTTAGCCGATTGTATCACGATAGCCGAACATCCGTTAGCAAAACCAAAACCCAAAGTAGTGTTGACTTGGGCACCGCATATTAAATCGATTCCGCATGCTGTTGCCAATTCTTTTAGCGAATGGATGCAGGCAAGCGATGTAGATTTCGTTATCACACATCCCAAAGGGTATGAATTAGATGAAAAATACACTCAAAATGCTGTGGTAACGACTAATCAGGAAGAAGCTTTGAAAGATGCCGATTTCGTTTACGTCAAAAACTGGTCTTCTTTTACCGATTATGGACAAGTATTGCCAACAGAAGAAGAATGGATGTTAACTCCTGAGAAACTAACGGTAACCAATAGTGCAAAAATTATGCATTGCCTTCCGGTGAGACGAAATGTTGAAGTAAGTGATGCTGTTTTAGATAGCGAAAATTCATTGATTTACGAACAAGCCAAAAACCGAATCTATTCGGCACAAGTTGTTTTCAAGAAAATTTTGGAACAATTATGA
- a CDS encoding aspartate aminotransferase family protein has product MKLFDVYPLFDVTPVKASGSYLWDENGTKYLDLYGGHAVISVGHSHPHYVKRITEQLQNIGFYSNSVQIPIQNQLAEKLGQLSGYEAYHFFMCNSGAEANENALKLASFHTGRKKVIYFSKAFHGRTSAVVAATDNPSIVAPVNESDNFILLPFNDENALAEAFQQHEIAAVIIEGIQGVGGVQIPTTAFMQKIRTLCTEFGAVFICDEIQSGYGRTGKFFAHQFANVTPDVITVAKGMGNGFPVGGVLIAPSIQAKYGMLGTTFGGNYLACAASLAVLEIMEDESLIKNTAEMGNYLVAQLKDNSAIQEIRYQGLMIGIELKSPCAPIRKKLLEEYKMLTGNASNPNTLRILPALTISKTEIDEFVIAFEALTAVNV; this is encoded by the coding sequence ATGAAATTATTTGATGTTTATCCGTTATTTGATGTAACACCTGTAAAAGCTTCAGGAAGCTATCTTTGGGACGAAAACGGAACAAAATATTTAGATTTATATGGTGGTCACGCTGTCATTTCAGTAGGTCACTCGCATCCGCATTATGTAAAAAGAATCACCGAACAATTGCAAAACATCGGTTTTTATTCAAATTCGGTTCAAATCCCGATTCAAAACCAATTGGCTGAAAAATTAGGACAATTGAGCGGTTACGAAGCGTACCATTTCTTCATGTGTAATTCGGGGGCAGAAGCCAATGAAAATGCATTAAAACTAGCTTCTTTCCACACCGGAAGAAAAAAAGTAATTTACTTTTCAAAAGCTTTCCACGGAAGAACTTCGGCTGTTGTTGCCGCAACGGATAATCCAAGTATTGTGGCTCCGGTAAACGAATCGGATAATTTCATTTTACTGCCATTCAATGATGAAAACGCTTTAGCAGAAGCTTTTCAACAACATGAAATTGCAGCAGTAATTATCGAAGGTATTCAAGGTGTGGGGGGCGTTCAAATTCCGACTACAGCTTTTATGCAAAAAATAAGAACACTTTGTACCGAATTTGGTGCTGTTTTTATTTGCGACGAAATCCAATCGGGTTACGGAAGAACCGGAAAATTCTTTGCACATCAATTTGCAAATGTCACACCTGATGTCATCACTGTTGCTAAAGGAATGGGCAACGGTTTTCCCGTTGGTGGCGTACTAATCGCCCCTTCAATACAAGCAAAATATGGCATGTTGGGTACAACTTTCGGCGGAAATTATTTGGCTTGTGCTGCTTCTTTGGCAGTTTTGGAAATCATGGAAGATGAAAGCTTAATTAAAAACACTGCTGAAATGGGCAATTATTTGGTTGCCCAATTAAAAGACAACAGTGCTATTCAAGAAATTCGTTATCAAGGTTTAATGATCGGCATCGAATTGAAATCGCCTTGTGCTCCTATTCGTAAAAAACTATTAGAGGAATACAAAATGTTAACCGGAAATGCTTCGAACCCAAATACACTACGCATTCTTCCGGCTTTAACAATCAGTAAAACAGAAATTGATGAGTTTGTCATAGCTTTTGAAGCGCTAACAGCTGTTAACGTATAA
- the argC gene encoding N-acetyl-gamma-glutamyl-phosphate reductase has product MVTVGIIGAAGYTGGELIRLLQIHPKAKLQFALSRTYSGKLVSDIDTDLVGETDLTFTDAVEKTDVLFLCLPHKESKTWLQENPLDTNTKIIDLGNDFRLDGTFELGEFVYGLPEFQKEAIKKAQYIANPGCFATAIQLALLPLAQKNMLSEVYTTGITGSTGAGQSLSPTSHFSWRANNISAYKTLTHQHLGEIKKTLNSYNNTIQIQFVPWRGDFTRGIYTSSTIKATLSLDELYTFYESFYADAPFVAVSKNRIDLKQVVNTNKALVHIEKQDDFVVIHSAIDNLLKGASGQAIQNMNLMMGWEENTGLQLKANAF; this is encoded by the coding sequence ATGGTTACAGTTGGAATTATAGGCGCAGCCGGCTATACGGGTGGAGAATTGATTCGTTTGTTACAAATTCATCCCAAAGCGAAATTACAATTCGCATTGAGTCGCACGTACAGTGGGAAATTGGTTTCAGATATTGATACGGATTTGGTTGGCGAAACAGATTTAACTTTTACAGATGCTGTTGAAAAAACCGATGTGCTTTTTTTGTGTTTACCGCATAAAGAAAGTAAAACTTGGTTACAAGAAAACCCGTTGGATACCAATACAAAAATTATCGATTTAGGAAATGATTTCCGTTTAGACGGCACTTTTGAATTAGGCGAATTTGTTTACGGTTTACCAGAATTTCAAAAAGAAGCCATCAAAAAAGCACAATATATTGCTAATCCGGGTTGTTTTGCCACTGCAATTCAGTTGGCGTTATTACCATTGGCACAAAAAAATATGTTGAGTGAAGTCTATACCACGGGAATTACAGGTTCAACCGGTGCCGGACAATCGCTATCACCTACTTCGCACTTTAGTTGGAGAGCCAATAATATTTCGGCTTATAAAACCTTAACGCATCAGCATTTGGGCGAAATTAAAAAAACGCTAAATAGCTATAACAACACAATTCAAATTCAGTTTGTGCCTTGGCGTGGCGATTTTACGCGTGGAATTTACACGAGTTCCACAATTAAAGCAACGTTGAGTTTAGACGAATTATATACTTTTTACGAATCGTTTTATGCAGATGCACCGTTTGTTGCCGTTTCTAAAAATAGGATTGATTTAAAACAAGTAGTAAATACAAACAAAGCGCTTGTACATATTGAAAAACAAGATGATTTTGTGGTAATTCACTCGGCTATAGATAATTTATTAAAAGGTGCTTCAGGCCAAGCCATTCAAAACATGAATTTGATGATGGGTTGGGAAGAAAACACCGGATTACAACTTAAAGCAAACGCTTTTTAA
- the argB gene encoding acetylglutamate kinase, with amino-acid sequence MSTEPINIIKIGGNVIDNPDTLAQFLTDFAQVKGLKILVHGGGKLATKMAEGLHISQQMIDGKRITDAETLKIATMVYAGYINKNMVAQLQKLGCNAMGLSGADGNAIQTTKRTIEPIDFGFVGDMTEKSINTELIEILLKHTLVPVFCAITHDANGQLLNTNADTIAQSLAVSLSEKYDVNLIYSFEKKGVLTNIEDDNSFIPEINYNYFLELKEKGIINKGMLPKLQNAFTAIENGVKNVFIIKEDAMLSLLNKNSYEGTRITNGTT; translated from the coding sequence ATGAGTACAGAACCAATTAACATCATAAAAATAGGCGGAAATGTCATTGACAATCCAGATACTTTAGCCCAATTCCTAACTGATTTTGCTCAGGTAAAAGGGCTAAAAATATTGGTACACGGCGGTGGAAAATTGGCTACAAAAATGGCTGAAGGTTTACATATTTCGCAACAAATGATTGATGGAAAACGCATTACCGATGCCGAAACCTTAAAAATCGCAACTATGGTTTATGCTGGTTATATCAACAAAAATATGGTAGCCCAATTGCAAAAATTAGGTTGTAATGCTATGGGGTTATCCGGTGCTGACGGAAATGCAATCCAAACTACTAAACGCACAATTGAGCCAATTGATTTTGGTTTCGTTGGCGATATGACTGAAAAAAGTATTAATACCGAATTAATTGAAATCCTTTTAAAACATACACTTGTCCCCGTTTTCTGTGCAATAACTCACGATGCAAATGGACAGTTATTAAACACCAATGCCGATACTATTGCACAATCATTAGCGGTTTCACTTTCTGAAAAATATGATGTAAATTTGATTTACTCTTTCGAAAAAAAAGGCGTTTTGACCAATATTGAAGACGACAACTCTTTTATTCCTGAAATCAATTATAACTATTTTTTAGAGTTAAAGGAAAAAGGAATCATCAACAAAGGCATGTTGCCAAAATTACAAAATGCTTTTACCGCTATTGAAAATGGTGTTAAAAATGTATTTATAATCAAAGAAGATGCGATGCTTTCGCTCTTAAATAAAAACTCGTATGAAGGTACTCGAATTACAAACGGAACAACATAA
- a CDS encoding Lrp/AsnC family transcriptional regulator, protein MKATLDDKDLKILDILQSDSTLSVKDIGEQIGLSFTPTYERIKSLERRGIIKKYVALVDRVQVGLDIVVYCYITLKEQSKEALMDFERIAVSIPEIQELISLSGTYDYVMKIVSTDIGSYNNFVVNVVSNIPNIGQYHSSIVLNEVKKETAFKIPK, encoded by the coding sequence ATGAAAGCAACGCTAGACGATAAAGATTTAAAAATTCTTGATATATTACAAAGTGATTCTACACTTTCTGTAAAAGATATTGGCGAACAAATTGGACTTTCTTTTACGCCAACTTACGAACGCATTAAAAGTTTAGAACGTAGAGGAATTATAAAAAAATATGTTGCTCTTGTTGATCGTGTTCAAGTTGGATTAGATATTGTGGTGTATTGTTATATTACCTTAAAAGAACAGTCTAAAGAAGCTTTAATGGATTTTGAGCGAATAGCGGTTTCTATTCCTGAAATTCAAGAATTAATCAGTTTGTCTGGTACTTACGATTATGTTATGAAGATTGTTTCAACAGATATTGGAAGTTATAATAATTTCGTGGTAAATGTAGTTTCTAACATACCAAACATAGGACAATATCACAGTAGTATCGTCCTAAATGAGGTAAAAAAAGAAACAGCTTTTAAAATTCCTAAATAA
- a CDS encoding M20 family metallo-hydrolase → MKVLELQTEQHNILYQNALDLLKKLIATQSFSKEEEQTALLIEDFFKQHQIPYQREQNNIWAFNKFYDESKPTILLNSHHDTVKPNKSYTLNPFEPIEKDGKLFGLGSNDAGGALVSLLATFVYFYDKENLNYNLVMTATAEEEISGVNGVESIYSKLGAIEFAIVGEPTEMHLAIAEKGLLVLDCLAKGTPSHAAHSNNDNALLNAVDDILWFRSYSFPKKSELLGEVKMTVTVIHAGEQHNVVPDKCQFTVDVRTTENYSNTEVYEIIQQHVKSEVTPRSLRLNSSSIPLEHPFVQAGIAYGRKTYGSPTSSDQAVIPCASLKMGPGLSTRSHSADEYIFLDEIKDGISIYINVLSKIL, encoded by the coding sequence ATGAAGGTACTCGAATTACAAACGGAACAACATAATATTTTATATCAAAACGCTTTAGATTTATTAAAGAAATTAATTGCTACGCAATCTTTTAGTAAGGAAGAAGAACAAACCGCTTTACTCATTGAAGATTTCTTTAAACAACATCAAATTCCATATCAAAGAGAACAAAATAACATTTGGGCTTTCAACAAATTTTACGATGAAAGTAAGCCTACCATTTTGTTGAATTCGCACCACGATACCGTAAAACCAAACAAAAGTTATACTTTAAATCCGTTTGAGCCTATTGAAAAAGACGGGAAACTATTCGGATTAGGCAGTAATGATGCCGGAGGTGCCTTGGTTTCGCTATTGGCTACTTTTGTGTATTTCTACGACAAAGAAAACCTCAACTATAATTTAGTAATGACCGCTACTGCTGAAGAAGAAATTTCGGGAGTTAATGGTGTCGAATCTATTTATTCCAAATTAGGTGCTATTGAATTTGCAATTGTAGGCGAGCCAACCGAAATGCATTTGGCCATTGCCGAAAAAGGATTATTAGTTTTAGACTGTTTAGCCAAAGGAACGCCTTCGCACGCGGCACATTCGAATAATGACAACGCTTTACTAAATGCTGTAGACGATATTTTGTGGTTCAGATCGTATTCGTTTCCTAAAAAATCGGAATTATTAGGCGAAGTAAAAATGACTGTTACCGTGATTCATGCCGGCGAGCAGCACAATGTAGTTCCCGATAAATGCCAGTTTACCGTTGACGTTCGCACTACAGAAAACTATTCGAATACAGAAGTTTACGAAATCATACAACAACACGTAAAAAGTGAAGTTACACCAAGGTCGTTGCGATTAAATTCGTCTTCGATTCCTTTGGAACATCCGTTTGTTCAGGCCGGAATTGCTTACGGACGAAAAACCTACGGCTCTCCAACTTCATCCGACCAAGCGGTAATTCCTTGTGCTTCTTTAAAAATGGGACCAGGATTATCGACACGTTCGCATAGCGCTGACGAATACATTTTTTTGGACGAAATTAAAGACGGAATATCCATTTACATCAACGTACTTTCTAAAATTTTATAA
- the ruvX gene encoding Holliday junction resolvase RuvX: MGQILAIDYGKKRTGIAITDDMQIIASGLTTVDTDKLIPFLKDYFSKHKVEKAIIGEPKQMDGSASESAEIIEKFVVQFQKEFPIISLERMDERFTSKMAFQTMIDSGLKKKQRQNKGLIDEIAATILLQDYLNFKK; encoded by the coding sequence ATGGGACAAATTTTAGCAATAGATTACGGGAAAAAAAGAACAGGAATTGCTATTACTGATGATATGCAAATTATAGCATCGGGATTAACAACTGTTGATACAGATAAATTGATTCCTTTCTTAAAAGATTATTTTTCAAAACATAAAGTTGAAAAAGCGATTATAGGTGAACCAAAACAAATGGATGGTTCTGCTTCAGAAAGTGCTGAAATAATTGAAAAATTTGTGGTTCAGTTCCAAAAAGAATTTCCAATAATAAGTTTGGAACGAATGGATGAACGTTTTACTTCTAAAATGGCCTTTCAAACCATGATTGATAGTGGATTAAAGAAAAAACAACGTCAAAACAAAGGTTTAATTGACGAAATTGCTGCAACAATTCTTCTGCAAGATTATCTAAATTTTAAAAAATAA